A part of Gambusia affinis linkage group LG19, SWU_Gaff_1.0, whole genome shotgun sequence genomic DNA contains:
- the rnf216 gene encoding E3 ubiquitin-protein ligase RNF216 — protein MADGNDDDVIHLASFNVHRSQGSRAGQKELITISDDSDEEPVTFLPGSPVLVPDDGDDDDDVSILEVPPPARRNIIRQAAKWSGILHNPGQSSEMATAGDPGSAASTSRDIRTDQPATHTSTAVPPAPTLPAQFQPKHHPCARHRDNTPAHPADTPSTSKPSGTATVFQVQPSTSGLLLGPSACAPRRQRHEAATVACSSAKPQETLSKSCRAAADGTQASTSSAHARTQPQPQPPSIRPSALITQPQPQQRHKNFPSHNQPQGNLVQIEPQPLAQAPAQTPQATPVVPPAVLIAAAPERLGSPEAGHRIILGSQAPAEAVPDPPPQAAVAAASAHEVRPANPPVPHDGGGAAGGADLPALVPTPEQVNPAPALVAVPPAPEAVPQIEDARPGPSAPQGRPDQQPHVRALISGVLDLLPDVQEAYVAELILRNNVKDLNVICNLLLENPEYPRRREAAAATAAPTSILLESGDAQAEVTEDLFDYAKLSMAGPMVIMQAADLLMADFRMLSCQDIKWALNALKGHYAITRKALCEALKKWQESGDPSGKRRRSRTSSERCYIDFHFEHGTYRLDRRMYFLENDRRYCRTYNNLEGSVQKELSFYQQKTKEWAEHEDFLLALQVNEDEYKKDGQLIECGCCYGEFAFEKMTQCSDGHLFCKECLVKYAQEAVFGSGKSELSCMEDGCPCSYPMCELQKVLPDNILCKYNERQAEEAVAATCADELVRCPFCNFPALLDKDMSLFSCPNPRCRKESCRKCHVQWKQHVGKTCEQVLERDEIRMRVLFEERMTAARVRKCVKCGTGLVKSEGCNRMSCRCGSFMCYLCREPITGYNHFCQHARSPGAPCRHCRKCSLWTDPTQDDERIIQEIQKEGEAELSKKCADNSGKRVGPPPEAIKDSKRPRVGPPPENLPQPNAPPAAPHGPQAVQAPLFVPPRAHYHAPAPQGRIYHPIIIPRLPPAPYVPPLQHVPPLNNNNNNNQHNHNPPFNMDLPMHYGPPPHYYRRY, from the exons ATGGCTGATggaaatgatgatgatgtcatccacCTGGCCAGCTTCAACGTGCACCGGAGCCAAG GCTCTCGTGCGGGTCAAAAAGAGTTGATCACCATTTCCGACGACTCGGATGAAGAGCCAGTGACCTTTTTACCCGGCAGTCCGGTTTTAGTCCCAGACGATGGCGATGACGACGACGACGTCAGCATACTAGAG GTACCACCTCCGGCACGCAGGAACATAATCCGCCAAGCAGCCAAATGGAGCGGGATCTTACACAACCCGGGTCAAAGCAGTGAGATGGCCACCGCCGGGGACCCGGGCTCCGCTGCTTCTACCTCCAGAGACATCAGGACGGACCAGCCGGCCACACACACATCGACCGCTGTGCCCCCTGCCCCGACGTTGCCCGCACAGTTTCAGCCAAAGCACCACCCGTGCGCGCGGCACCGGGACAACACGCCGGCCCATCCCGCCGACACCCCGTCTACCTCTAAGCCGTCTGGGACAGCCACCGTTTTTCAGGTTCAGCCGAGCACGTCGGGACTCCTCCTGGGCCCCTCGGCGTGCGCACCGCGGCGTCAGAGACACGAAGCTGCAACAGTGGCGTGTTCCTCCGCCAAGCCTCAAGAGACGTTGAGTAAGAGTTGCCGAGCAGCAGCGGACGGTACTCAGGCCAGTACGTCGTCTGCGCACGCACGGACTCAGCCTCAGCCGCAGCCGCCCAGCATCCGGCCGTCGGCGCTCATAACCCAGCCTCAGCCGCAGCAGCGGCACAAGAACTTTCCGTCGCACAATCAGCCGCAGGGCAATCTGGTGCAGATCGAGCCGCAGCCCCTGGCCCAGGCCCCCGCCCAGACGCCTCAGGCCACGCCCGTCGTCCCGCCCGCGGTTCTAATTGCCGCTGCCCCAGAAAGATTAGGTTCTCCTGAGGCGGGCCACCGGATCATCCTGGGGAGCCAGGCGCCGGCGGAGGCCGTCCCGGATCCCCCGCCGCAGGCCGCCGTGGCGGCGGCATCCGCCCACGAAGTCCGGCCAGCCAACCCTCCGGTGCCCCACGACGGAGGAGGGGCTGCTGGAGGGGCTGATTTACCTGCTCTGGTCCCAACCCCAGAGCAGGTAAATCCAGCGCCGGCTCTGGTGGCCGTCCCGCCTGCACCTGAGGCCGTTCCCCAAATAGAGGACGCCAGACCCGGACCCTCGGCGCCGCAGGGCAGACCGGACCAGCAGCCTCACGTTAGAGCCCTCATCTCTGGAGTT ctggATCTACTCCCAGACGTCCAGGAAGCGTATGTAGCAGAACTGATCCTGAGGAATAATGTGAAAGACTTGAATGT GATCTGCAACCTGCTGCTGGAGAATCCAGAGTATCCGAGGAGGAGGGAGGCGGCTGCAGCCACAGCCGCTCCCACCAGCATCCTGCTGGAGTCAGGAGACGCGCAGGCGGAG GTAACTGAGGACCTGTTCGACTATGCCAAGCTGAGCATGGCGGGGCCCATGGTAATCATGCAGGCTGCCGACTTGCTGATGGCAGACTTCAGGATGCTCAGCTGTCAGGACATCAAATGGGCCCTCAACGCCCTGAAAGGACACTATGCAATCACACGCAAG GCCTTATGTGAAGCTCTGAAGAAGTGGCAGGAATCCGGTGACCCGTCCGGAAAGAGACGACGGAGCAGGACCTCGTCGGAGCGCTGCTACATCGACTTTCATTTTGAGCACG GTACTTACAGGTTGGACAGAAGGATGTATTTTTTGGAGAACGACCGGCGCTACTGCAGGACGTACAACAATCTGGAAGGTTCTGTCCAAAAGGAGCTGTCGTTCTATCAGCAGAAGACCAAGGAGTGGGCAGAG CACGAAGACTTCCTCCTTGCTCTGCAGGTCAACGAAGATGAATATAAGAAG GACGGCCAGCTGATCGAGTGCGGCTGCTGCTACGGGGAGTTTGCCTTTGAGAAGATGACGCAGTGCTCAGACGGACACCTGTTCTGCAAGGAGTGCTTGGTTAAATACGCCCAGGAGGCCGTGTTTGGCTCCGGCAAG tcgGAGCTGAGCTGCATGGAGGACGGCTGCCCCTGCTCCTACCCCATGTGCGAGCTGCAGAAGGTCCTCCCCGACAACATCCTGTGCAAATACAACGAGAGGCAGGCGGAGGAGGCTGTGGCGGCCACCTGCGCCGACGAGTTAGTGAG GTGTCCGTTTTGTAACTTCCCGGCCTTGTTGGACAAAGACATGTCTCTGTTTAGCTGTCCGAACCCGCGCTGCCGCAAG gAGAGCTGCAGGAAGTGTCATGTCCAGTGGAAGCAGCATGTGGGGAAAACCTGCGAGCAGGTTCTGGAGAGAGACGAGATCCGCATGAGAGTTCTGTT CGAGGAGCGGATGACGGCGGCGCGGGTCAGGAAGTGTGTGAAGTGCGGGACGGGCCTGGTGAAGTCGGAGGGCTGCAACCGGATGTCGTGCCGCTGCGGCAGCTTCATGTGCTACCTGTGCCGGGAGCCCATCACGGGCTACAACCACTTCTGCCAGCACGCGCGCTCCCccggcgccccctgcaggcacTGTCGCAAATGCTCGCTGTGGACCGACCCCACG CAAGATGACGAGCGAATCATCCAGGAGATCCAGAAGGAGGGCGAAGCCGAGCTGAGCAAGAAGTGCGCAG aTAATTCAGGGAAGAGGGTCGGCCCGCCTCCTGAGGCCATCAAAGACTCTAAACGGCCCCGTGTGGGTCCGCCCCCGGAGAACCTTCCCCAGCCCAACGCCCCGCCCGCGGCCCCCCACGGCCCCCAGGCGGTACAGGCCCCCCTGTTTGTCCCCCCTCGTGCCCACTACCATGCGCCGGCGCCGCAGGGCCGGATCTACCACCCCATCATCATCCCGCGGTTGCCCCCGGCGCCCTACGTGCCCCCGCTGCAGCACG
- the smurf1 gene encoding E3 ubiquitin-protein ligase SMURF1 isoform X2, which translates to MSNPGSRRNGSSIKIRLTVLCAKNLAKKDFFRLPDPFAKVVVDGSGQCHSTDTVKSTLDPKWNQHYDLYIGKTDSITISIWNHKKIHKRQGAGFLGCIRLLSNAISRLKDTGYQRLDLCKLNPSDSDAVRGQIVVSLQTRDRIGGGGPVVDCRGLLENDGPVFEGCFSEEPLPYSDPTGAAGGGNCRLDSPGQESRLQTLRIRGPDSRGHGHTPQNRPHGHQPPDLPEGYEQRTTVQGQVYFLHTQTGVSTWHDPRIPRDLASVSCEELGPLPVGWEVRSTVSGRIYFVDHNNRTTQFTDPRLHNIISHQSQAKETSQAPPMDVGVDEGGGGGGDGDVAVRYERDLVHKLKLLRHELSLQQPQAGHCRIEVSREEIFEESYRQIMKMRPKDLKKRLMVKFRGEEGLDYGGVAREWLYLLCHEMLNPYYGLFQYSTDNIYTLQINPDSSINPDHLSYFHFVGRVMGLAVFHSHYINGSFTLPFYKQLLGKPIQLNDLETTDPELHKSLVWILENDITSVLDHTFCVEHNAFGKFSQHELKPNGRNVPVTEENKKEYVRLYVNWRFMRGIEAQFLALQKGFSELIPQHLLKPFDHKELELIIGGLGKIDLADWKANTRLKHCTGESNVVRWFWQAVEAFSEERRGRLLQFVTGSTRVPLQGFKALQGSAGPRLFTIHLIDANTENLPKAHTCFNRIDIPPYESYEKLYEKLLTAVEETCGFAVE; encoded by the exons TATTATGTGCCAAGAACCTCGCGAAGAAAGACTTCTTTC GCCTACCGGATCCTTTCGCTAAGGTGGTGGTAGACGGATCGGGTCAATGCCACTCCACAGACACAGTCAAGAGCACACTGGACCCCAAGTGGAATCAGCACTATGACCT CTACATCGGGAAGACCGACTCGATCACCATCAGCATATGGAACCACAAGAAGATCCACAAGCGGCAGGGGGCCGGGTTTTTGGGCTGCATACGACTGCTTTCCAACGCCATCAGCAGGCTAAAAGACACAGGAt ACCAGCGTCTAGATCTATGCAAGCTGAACCCCTCTGACAGTGACGCAGTGAGGGGGCAGATCGTAG TGAGCTTACAGACGCGGGACCGCATTGGCGGCGGCGGTCCTGTAGTGGACTGCAGAGGACTGTTGGAAAACGATGG ACCCGTTTTCGAGGGCTGCTTCAGCGAAGAGCCGCTGCCGTACTCCGACCCCACCGGCGCCGCGGGCGGCGGGAACTGCCGGCTGGACTCGCCGGGTCAGGAGAGCCGTCTGCAGACTCTGCGAATCCGAGGGCCGGACTCCAGGGGTCATGGCCACACCCCTCAGAACAGACCTCACGGGCATCAACCGCCTGATCTGCCGGAGGGATACG AGCAACGAACAACTGTGCAAGGCCAGGTGTACTTCCTTCACACACAGACAGGCGTCAGCACCTGGCACGACCCTCGGATACCGCG GGATCTGGCCAGCGTGAGCTGTGAGGAACTCGGCCCGCTGCCAGTGGGGTGGGAGGTCCGAAGCACCGTGTCCGGCCGCATCTACTTTGTGGACCACAACAACCGGACCACGCAGTTCACAGACCCCCGTCTGCACAACATCATCAG CCACCAATCCCAAGCGAAGGAGACGTCCCAGGCCCCGCCGATGGACGTCGGCGTGGACGAGgggggaggcggaggaggagacGGCGACGTGGCGGTCCGCTACGAGCGAGACCTGGTGCACAAGCTGAAGCTGCTGCGCCACGAGCTGTCGCTGCAGCAACCTCAAGCGGGACACTGCCGCATTGAGGTGTCCCGAGAGGAGATCTTTGAG GAGTCGTATCGACAGATAATGAAGATGAGGCCGAAGGACCTGAAGAAACGGCTGATGGTGAAGTTCAGAGGAGAGGAGGGCCTTGATTACGGAGGAGTGGCCAG GGAGTGGCTGTATCTGCTGTGTCATGAAATGTTGAACCCCTACTACGGCCTCTTCCAGTACTCCACTGACAATATCTACACACTACAGATCAACCCCGACTCCTCCATCAACCCT GACCACTTGTCCTATTTTCACTTTGTGGGCCGCGTGATGGGCCTGGCGGTCTTCCACAGTCACTACATCAACGGCAGCTTCACGCTGCCCTTCTACAAGCAGCTGCTAGGCAAACCCATCCAGCTCAACGACCTGGAGACCACGGACCCGGAGTTGCACAAGAGCCTCGTCTGGATATT gGAGAATGACATCACTTCTGTCCTGGATCACACCTTCTGCGTGGAGCACAATGCCTTTGGGAAGTTCTCCCAACATGAACTCAAGCCTAACGGCAGAAATGTTCCCGTCACCGAGGAGAACAAGAAGGAATACGTTAG ACTTTATGTGAACTGGAGGTTCATGCGTGGGATTGAAGCCCAGTTTCTGGCTCTCCAGAAAGGATTCAGTGAGCTGATCCCACAGCACCTCCTCAAACCGTTCGACCACAAAGAGCTAGAG CTAATAATCGGCGGACTGGGGAAGATAGACCTGGCGGACTGGAAGGCCAACACCCGGCTGAAGCACTGCACGGGGGAGAGCAACGTGGTGCGGTGGTTCTGGCAGGCCGTGGAGGCCTTCAGCGAGGAGAGGAGAGGGCGCCTCCTGCAGTTCGTCACGGGCTCCACTCGGGTTCCCCTGCAGGGGTTCAAAGCGCTGCAGG GTTCTGCAGGACCGAGGCTCTTCACCATCCACCTGATAGACGCCAACACAGAGAACCTACCGAAAGCTCACACGTG TTTTAACAGGATAGACATCCCTCCCTACGAGTCGTACGAGAAACTTTACGAGAAGCTGCTGACAGCCGTGGAGGAGACGTGCGGCTTCGCCGTGGAGTAA
- the smurf1 gene encoding E3 ubiquitin-protein ligase SMURF1 isoform X1, whose amino-acid sequence MSNPGSRRNGSSIKIRLTVLCAKNLAKKDFFRLPDPFAKVVVDGSGQCHSTDTVKSTLDPKWNQHYDLYIGKTDSITISIWNHKKIHKRQGAGFLGCIRLLSNAISRLKDTGYQRLDLCKLNPSDSDAVRGQIVVSLQTRDRIGGGGPVVDCRGLLENDGPVFEGCFSEEPLPYSDPTGAAGGGNCRLDSPGQESRLQTLRIRGPDSRGHGHTPQNRPHGHQPPDLPEGYEQRTTVQGQVYFLHTQTGVSTWHDPRIPRDLASVSCEELGPLPVGWEVRSTVSGRIYFVDHNNRTTQFTDPRLHNIISHQSQAKETSQAPPMDVGVDEGGGGGGDGDVAVRYERDLVHKLKLLRHELSLQQPQAGHCRIEVSREEIFEESYRQIMKMRPKDLKKRLMVKFRGEEGLDYGGVAREWLYLLCHEMLNPYYGLFQYSTDNIYTLQINPDSSINPDHLSYFHFVGRVMGLAVFHSHYINGSFTLPFYKQLLGKPIQLNDLETTDPELHKSLVWILENDITSVLDHTFCVEHNAFGKFSQHELKPNGRNVPVTEENKKEYVRLYVNWRFMRGIEAQFLALQKGFSELIPQHLLKPFDHKELELIIGGLGKIDLADWKANTRLKHCTGESNVVRWFWQAVEAFSEERRGRLLQFVTGSTRVPLQGFKALQGSTGSAGPRLFTIHLIDANTENLPKAHTCFNRIDIPPYESYEKLYEKLLTAVEETCGFAVE is encoded by the exons TATTATGTGCCAAGAACCTCGCGAAGAAAGACTTCTTTC GCCTACCGGATCCTTTCGCTAAGGTGGTGGTAGACGGATCGGGTCAATGCCACTCCACAGACACAGTCAAGAGCACACTGGACCCCAAGTGGAATCAGCACTATGACCT CTACATCGGGAAGACCGACTCGATCACCATCAGCATATGGAACCACAAGAAGATCCACAAGCGGCAGGGGGCCGGGTTTTTGGGCTGCATACGACTGCTTTCCAACGCCATCAGCAGGCTAAAAGACACAGGAt ACCAGCGTCTAGATCTATGCAAGCTGAACCCCTCTGACAGTGACGCAGTGAGGGGGCAGATCGTAG TGAGCTTACAGACGCGGGACCGCATTGGCGGCGGCGGTCCTGTAGTGGACTGCAGAGGACTGTTGGAAAACGATGG ACCCGTTTTCGAGGGCTGCTTCAGCGAAGAGCCGCTGCCGTACTCCGACCCCACCGGCGCCGCGGGCGGCGGGAACTGCCGGCTGGACTCGCCGGGTCAGGAGAGCCGTCTGCAGACTCTGCGAATCCGAGGGCCGGACTCCAGGGGTCATGGCCACACCCCTCAGAACAGACCTCACGGGCATCAACCGCCTGATCTGCCGGAGGGATACG AGCAACGAACAACTGTGCAAGGCCAGGTGTACTTCCTTCACACACAGACAGGCGTCAGCACCTGGCACGACCCTCGGATACCGCG GGATCTGGCCAGCGTGAGCTGTGAGGAACTCGGCCCGCTGCCAGTGGGGTGGGAGGTCCGAAGCACCGTGTCCGGCCGCATCTACTTTGTGGACCACAACAACCGGACCACGCAGTTCACAGACCCCCGTCTGCACAACATCATCAG CCACCAATCCCAAGCGAAGGAGACGTCCCAGGCCCCGCCGATGGACGTCGGCGTGGACGAGgggggaggcggaggaggagacGGCGACGTGGCGGTCCGCTACGAGCGAGACCTGGTGCACAAGCTGAAGCTGCTGCGCCACGAGCTGTCGCTGCAGCAACCTCAAGCGGGACACTGCCGCATTGAGGTGTCCCGAGAGGAGATCTTTGAG GAGTCGTATCGACAGATAATGAAGATGAGGCCGAAGGACCTGAAGAAACGGCTGATGGTGAAGTTCAGAGGAGAGGAGGGCCTTGATTACGGAGGAGTGGCCAG GGAGTGGCTGTATCTGCTGTGTCATGAAATGTTGAACCCCTACTACGGCCTCTTCCAGTACTCCACTGACAATATCTACACACTACAGATCAACCCCGACTCCTCCATCAACCCT GACCACTTGTCCTATTTTCACTTTGTGGGCCGCGTGATGGGCCTGGCGGTCTTCCACAGTCACTACATCAACGGCAGCTTCACGCTGCCCTTCTACAAGCAGCTGCTAGGCAAACCCATCCAGCTCAACGACCTGGAGACCACGGACCCGGAGTTGCACAAGAGCCTCGTCTGGATATT gGAGAATGACATCACTTCTGTCCTGGATCACACCTTCTGCGTGGAGCACAATGCCTTTGGGAAGTTCTCCCAACATGAACTCAAGCCTAACGGCAGAAATGTTCCCGTCACCGAGGAGAACAAGAAGGAATACGTTAG ACTTTATGTGAACTGGAGGTTCATGCGTGGGATTGAAGCCCAGTTTCTGGCTCTCCAGAAAGGATTCAGTGAGCTGATCCCACAGCACCTCCTCAAACCGTTCGACCACAAAGAGCTAGAG CTAATAATCGGCGGACTGGGGAAGATAGACCTGGCGGACTGGAAGGCCAACACCCGGCTGAAGCACTGCACGGGGGAGAGCAACGTGGTGCGGTGGTTCTGGCAGGCCGTGGAGGCCTTCAGCGAGGAGAGGAGAGGGCGCCTCCTGCAGTTCGTCACGGGCTCCACTCGGGTTCCCCTGCAGGGGTTCAAAGCGCTGCAGG GCTCTACAGGTTCTGCAGGACCGAGGCTCTTCACCATCCACCTGATAGACGCCAACACAGAGAACCTACCGAAAGCTCACACGTG TTTTAACAGGATAGACATCCCTCCCTACGAGTCGTACGAGAAACTTTACGAGAAGCTGCTGACAGCCGTGGAGGAGACGTGCGGCTTCGCCGTGGAGTAA